Proteins encoded by one window of Rhodamnia argentea isolate NSW1041297 chromosome 6, ASM2092103v1, whole genome shotgun sequence:
- the LOC115741370 gene encoding vacuolar protein sorting-associated protein 26C-like — protein sequence MSSATLEIKLSRPSRIYCPSEPLDGKIVVKSASSISHRGVRLAVNGSVNMQVRGGSAGLVESIVGAVKPIVIVNRIIEVRPSGRIASGTTEVVKCRKVYIYATSFHLERAS from the exons ATGTCATCTGCAACGCTCGAGATCAAGCTTTCTCGACCGAGCCGCATCTATTGCCCTTCC GAACCTCTCGACGGCAAGATCGTCGTGAAGTCCGCTTCCTCCATTTCTCACCGCGGCGTTCGCCTCGCCGTCAATGGCTCCGTCAACATGCAG GTTCGCGGAGGATCTGCTGGACTTGTCGAGTCAATTGTTGGTGCCGTCAAGCCTATCGTGATCGT GAATAGGATAATTGAAGTGAGACCTTCCGGAAGGATTGCATCAGGTACGACAGAGGTAGTGAAATGCAGAAAGGTTTACATATATGCAACGTCttttcatttggaaagagcAAGCTGA
- the LOC115729218 gene encoding uncharacterized protein LOC115729218, whose product MSGEAAQKSGVPQIIKSDMALKLAEQWVNNMTKIAEEEHTEAESEGRPSRLGLGAKFSRQVRPGPSNDPVERKMYANLQSAKRKAAKDAEESGLTARDPGGDSDVDDELESRASAFAKKRVITPPVYLTVKKKRR is encoded by the exons ATGAGTGGAGAAGCAGCACAGAAATCTGGAGTTCCTCAAATTATCAAATCAGACATGGCTTTGAAGCTG GCTGAACAATGGGTCAATAATATGACTAAAATTGCCGAGGAAGAGCACACAGAGGCAGAATCCGAGGGTCGGCCATCTAG ACTCGGTCTTGGTGCAAAGTTTTCACGTCAAGTGAGACCTGGACCTTCAAATGACCCTGTGGAAAGGAAAATGTATGCCAACTTGCAGtctgcaaaaagaaaagctGCCAAAGATGCTGAGGAGTCCGGCCTAACTGCAAGAGATCCAGGTGGTGATAGTGATGTCGATGACGAGTTAGAAAGCAGAGCAAGCGCTTTTGCAAAGAAGAGAGTAATTACTCCACCCGTCTATTTAACAGTGAAGAAGAAACGGAGATAA
- the LOC115729216 gene encoding agamous-like MADS-box protein AGL61 has protein sequence MAETKRQTLGRRRTECKIIEDKAAREVTFSKRHRGMFWKASELAVLCGAEVAIIAYSPHGNPFVFGHPSADAVIDRYISGGGGARASEAATSAATQAIDKRKKQYQDAASKLKEVKGDAVEAGGRRAAGNLFGGMWWDGDVDDGMGVEELEHYVASLENMMKKVADKINTKVCI, from the coding sequence ATGGCGGAGACGAAGAGGCAAACCCTCGGTCGCCGTCGAACTGAATGCAAGATCATCGAGGACAAAGCCGCGCGCGAGGTGACGTTCTCCAAGCGTCACCGGGGCATGTTCTGGAAGGCGAGCGAGCTTGCCGTCCTGTGCGGTGCTGAGGTTGCGATCATCGCCTACTCGCCCCACGGCAATCCCTTTGTCTTTGGCCACCCCTCCGCCGATGCCGTCATCGACCGTTACATCTCCGGTGGAGGTGGTGCCCGAGCAAGCGAGGCGGCGACTTCAGCTGCGACCCAAGCCATTGACAAGCGCAAGAAGCAGTACCAAGACGCGGCGTCGAAGCTCAAAGAGGTGAAGGGAGACGCGGTCGAAGCCGGAGGGAGAAGAGCTGCCGGGAATCTTTTCGGCGGCATGTGGTGGGACGGGGATGTTGATGATGGCATGGGAGTGGAAGAGTTAGAGCATTATGTAGCTTCCCTGGAGAATATGATGAAGAAGGTCGCTGATAAAATAAATACCAAAGTTTGTATCTAA
- the LOC115729213 gene encoding galactose mutarotase — MADQAKQAELFELDNGTMQVKITNLGCTITSLCVPGKDGKLADVVLGFDSVEPYLKGAAPYFGCIVGRVANRIKEGKFTLDGVEYSLPINKPPNSLHGGHKGFDKVIWEVADHKKGKNPSLTFKYHSRDGEEGYPGDVAVTATYTLTSNTTMRLDMEAVPNKATPISLAQHTYWNLAGHNSGNILNHSIQIWANHITPVDHNTVPTGEIMPIKGTAFDFTTEKKIGVSIHEVPGLGYDHNYVLDCGEEKSGLKHAAKLKDPSSSRVLDLWTNAPGMQFYTANYVNGVVGKGGAEYGKHSGACLETQGFPNAINQPNFPSVVVQPGEKYKHSMLFEFSVE; from the exons atggcggatcaggccaaGCAAGCAGAGCTGTTCGAGCTCGACAATGGGACCATGCAGGTGAAGATCACAAATCTCGGTTGCACCATCACCTCGCTTTGTGTTCCGGGCAAAGATG GGAAATTGGCTGATGTGGTTCTGGGTTTTGACTCCGTCGAACCGTATCTG AAAGGCGCTGCGCCGTACTTCGGCTGCATTGTGGGGCGGGTTGCGAACAGGATAAAGGAGGGCAAGTTCACTCTCGATGGCGTTGAATACTCTTTGCCTATCAACAAGCCCCCAAACAGTCTTCATG GTGGGCACAAGGGTTTTGATAAGGTGATATGGGAGGTAGCTGATCATAAGAAGGGCAAAAATCCTTCCCTTACCTTCAAATATCACAGTCGTGATGGGGAagaag GTTATCCGGGAGATGTTGCTGTGACTGCTACTTACACCCTCACATCTAATACAACCATGAGGCTCGACATGGAAGCTGTGCCTAATAAGGCCACTCCAATCAGCTTGGCTCAGCATACCTACTGGAATTTAGCTGGTCACAATTCCGGAAACATACTCAACCACTCCATCCAGATTTGGGCTAATCACATCACTCCCGTGGATCATAACACAGTCCCAACAGGTGAAATCATGCCCATCAAAGGAACGGCTTTTGATTTCACGACGGAGAAGAAGATCGGCGTTTCGATCCATGAGGTGCCTGGTTTGGGGTACGACCACAACTATGTGCTGGACTGTGGGGAAGAAAAGTCGGGCCTAAAACACGCTGCCAAACTGAAGGACCCTTCAAGTTCTAGGGTTCTTGACTTATGGACCAATGCTCCGGGAATGCAGTTTTACACTGCAAATTACGTCAATGGAGTAGTCGGTAAAGGCGGGGCAGAGTATGGGAAGCACTCTGGGGCCTGTCTGGAGACACAAGGATTTCCAAATGCCATCAACCAACCAAACTTTCCATCTGTTGTTGTTCAACCTGGTGAGAAGTACAAGCATTCCATGCTTTTTGAGTTTTCAGTGGAGTGA
- the LOC115729215 gene encoding vacuolar protein sorting-associated protein 26C — MSSATLEIKLSRPSRIYCPSEPLDGKIVVKSASSISHRGVRLAVNGSVNMQVRGGSAGLIESIVGAVKPIVIVNRIIEVRPSGRIASGTTEIPFSVTLKQSGNDNHDRFYETFHGADINIQYLLTADVTRGYLHKSLYTTMEFILETDKAELLDQPASPEMVIFYITQDTQRHPLLPELKSGGFRVTGKLSIQCALSDPISGELIVETSAVPIHSIDIHILRIESVLFGDRIVTETSLVQTTQIADGDVSRHLMLPIYVILPRLLTCPTTLAGPFSIEFKVAIVISFQSELSKMQAKSDPRTPRLWMAMETLPLELVRTR; from the exons ATGTCGTCTGCAACGCTCGAGATCAAGCTTTCTCGACCGAGCCGCATCTATTGCCCTTCC GAACCTCTCGACGGCAAGATCGTCGTGAAGTCCGCTTCCTCCATTTCTCACCGCGGCGTTCGCCTCGCCGTCAATGGCTCCGTCAATATGCAG GTTCGCGGAGGATCTGCTGGACTTATCGAGTCAATTGTTGGTGCCGTCAAGCCTATCGTGATCGT GAATAGGATAATTGAAGTGAGACCTTCCGGAAGGATTGCATCAGGTACAACAGAG ATACCATTTTCTGTAACTCTGAAACAATCGGGAAATGACAATCATGATAGATTTTATGAGACCTTTCATGGAGCTGATATCAATATCCAG TACTTGCTAACTGCAGATGTAACAAGAGGGTATCTGCACAAATCCTTGTATACCACAATGGAGTTCATTTTAGAAACTGATAAGG CCGAGCTTCTTGATCAACCAGCTTCTCCTGAGATGGTTATCTTTTACATTACTCAGGATACCCAAAGACATCCATTGCTTCCTGAGTTGAAATCAG GTGGTTTTCGAGTGACTGGAAAGTTGTCCATTCAGTGTGCTCTGTCAGATCCAATTAGTGGAGAGCTTATCGTGGAAACATCTGCAGTTCCAATTCACTCTATTGATATACACATACTTCGAATTGAGTCGGTTCTTTTTGGAGATAGAATTGTGACTGAAACGTCCTTGGTACAAACAACACAG ATAGCAGATGGAGATGTGTCTCGGCATTTGATGTTGCCCATCTACGTTATTCTTCCTCGCCTTTTAACTTGTCCAACGACCTTGGCTGG ACCATTTTCAATCGAGTTCAAAGTTGCCATAGTTATTAGCTTTCAATCAGAGCTATCGAAGATGCAGGCCAAGTCTGATCCCAGAACTCCTAGGCTGTGG ATGGCAATGGAAACACTACCACTTGAACTGGTTCGCACCAGATGA
- the LOC115742181 gene encoding ERAD-associated E3 ubiquitin-protein ligase component HRD3A, with product MRDPGRNLLVFLLLLSLYPLALTARPFFLILSQDDLKDVSAASPDELLDSADWDEFGDSESRSEEELDPGSWRPIFESDEPLTVGSDPEELYYSGVSKMMAAASSGEGRLMEEAVSEFEASAAAGYAHAQSALGFLYGTGQMRDRSMGKAFLYHHFAAVGGNMQSKMALAYTYMRQDMYEKAVKLYAELAEVAVNSFLITKESPVIEPIRIHNGAEENKEALRKSRGEDDEDFQILEYQAQKGNAIAMYKVGLFYYFGLRGLRRDHKKALSWFQKAVEKGEPRSMELLGEIYARGAGVERNYTKAFEWLKLASRQQLYSAYNGMGYLYVKGYGVEKKNYTKAKEYFERAAENKEAGGHYNLGVMYLKGIGVRRDVKLACEYFIVAANAGQPKAFYQLAKMFHTGVGLKKNLAQATTLYKLVAERGPWGSLSRWALESYLKGDVGKAFLLYSRMAELGYEVAQSNAAWILDKYGERSMCMGEAGFCSDAERHQRSHYLWWQASEQGNEHAALLIGDAYYYGRGTERDYERAAEAYMHAKSQSNAQAMFNLGYMHEHGQGLPFDLHLAKRYYDQALENDPAAKLPVSLALTSLYIRKNYADSFLVNLIDSLPEAYPKVEAWVENVILEEGNATILTLFVCLLTVLYLRERQRRHAAAVIGEVGGQRQPIEPGVPGLN from the exons ATGCGCGATCCGGGTCGCAACCTCCTcgtctttctcctcctcctctctctctacccGCTAGCCCTCACCGCCCGCCCCTTCTTCCTCATACTCTCCCAGGACGACCTAAAGGACGTCTCCGCCGCCTCCCCAGACGAGCTCCTCGACTCCGCCGACTGGGACGAGTTCGGCGACTCCGAGTCCCGCTCCGAGGAGGAGTTGGATCCCGGCTCCTGGCGCCCGATCTTCGAGTCCGACGAGCCCCTCACCGTCGGATCCGACCCGGAGGAGCTCTATTACTCTGGCGTGTCGAAGATGATGGCCGCCGCCAGCTCCGGCGAGGGGCGGCTGATGGAGGAGGCCGTATCGGAGTTCGAGGCCAGCGCCGCCGCGGGCTATGCGCACGCGCAGTCGGCGCTAGGGTTTCTGTACGGCACGGGGCAGATGAGGGATAGGAGCATGGGCAAGGCGTTTCTGTACCACCATTTCGCTGCCGTTGGAGGGAATATGCAGTCTAAGATGGCGCTTGCTTACACTTATATGCGTCAAGAT ATGTATGAAAAAGCAGTCAAGCTGTATGCCGAGTTAGCAGAGGTAGCTGTAAATAGCTTTTTAATCACGAAGGAGTCTCCTGTTATAGAACCAATTAGAATTCACAATGGAGCTGAGGAGAATAAAGAAGCTCTGAGAAAGTCTCGAGGTGAGGACGATGAGGACTTCCAGATATTGGAGTACCAGGCACAGAAGGGGAATGCAATTGCAATGTACAAAGTGGGGTTGTTCTATTATTTTGGCCTGAGAGGATTGAGGCGAGACCATAAGAAAGCATTGTCATGGTTTCAAAAGGCTGTGGAGAAGGGCGAGCCAAGGTCAATGGAACTTCTTGGGGAGATATATGCTAGGGGAGCTGGAGTTGAGAGGAACTATACAAAGGCTTTTGAGTGGCTAAAGCTTGCCTCCAGACAGCAGCTTTACTCGGCTTATAATGGAATGGGTTATCTATATGTCAAAGGTTACGGAGTGGAAAAGAAGAACTACACTAAG GCAAAGGAGTACTTTGAGAGGGCTGCTGAAAACAAGGAGGCTGGCGGGCACTATAACCTGGGGGTAATGTATCTTAAAGGCATTGGGGTAAGAAGGGATGTGAAGCTAGCGTGTGAATACTTCATAGTGGCTGCCAATGCAGGCCAACCCAAGGCATTCTACCAGCTAGCAAAAATGTTCCATACAGGTGTAGGGCTCAAGAAAAATCTTGCCCAG GCTACTACATTGTATAAGCTAGTTGCAGAGAGGGGACCGTGGGGCTCTTTGTCAAGATGGGCCCTTGAATCATATTTAAAAGGCGATGTGGGCAAGGCATTCCTCTTGTACTCGAGGATGGCTGAGTTGGGCTATGAGGTGGCACAAAGTAATGCTGCATGGATTCTTGACAAGTATGGTGAGCGCAGCATGTGCATGGGGGAAGCAGGATTTTGCTCAGATGCAGAACGACACCAACGATCACATTATTTATGGTGGCAAGCTTCTGAGCAAGGCAACGAGCATGCTGCTTTGCTGATCGGAGATGCATACTATTATGGACGG GGTACCGAAAGAGATTATGAACGTGCAGCAGAGGCTTACATGCATGCGAAATCCCAATCTAATGCACAAGCCATGTTCAATCTTGGTTACATGCATGAACATGGCCAAGGTCTTCCTTTCGATCTTCATTTAGCAAAACGCTATTATGATCAAGCCCTTGAGAATGATCCTGCTGCAAAACTGCCTGTTTCGCTGGCCCTCACAAGCTTATATATACGGAAGAACTACGCAGACAGCTTCctt GTCAATTTGATTGATTCACTGCCTGAGGCTTATCCGAAGGTGGAAGCGTGGGTAGAAAACGTGATTTTGGAAGAAGGAAATGCCACGATACTCACGCTATTCGTCTGTCTACTTACCGTCTTGTATCTCCGTGAGCGGCAGCGCAGGCATGCCGCGGCAGTCATTGGTGAGGTTGGAGGGCAACGGCAGCCAATTGAGCCTGGTGTTCCTGGACTCAATTGA